One genomic window of Bactrocera dorsalis isolate Fly_Bdor chromosome 4, ASM2337382v1, whole genome shotgun sequence includes the following:
- the LOC105227644 gene encoding dynein regulatory complex protein 9, producing the protein MEKQQQHQQQQSAKQQACCKPLKHNSKPFTVKHISQLENYVHPPLEAKALRKLLLSAVFNEAITKLTIYQRSQRINARRCEPKKESTPKYQPNSRRSSKKEALKKLDGTENVLSEKMLNEIKLDQELNLLRKIYGTALSELESDATSKVFDADDLDESPVRSNDQLYSVIEAQKPDKNEVEQALDLLNTNKEAFKALKVQLAEEQQTAKKRIVEQDDCIATLRHNLRNVRLLNELELRLVQRWEENRYTQASIVGANEERTLQQQIDDLRRRIAGEECIIVQVDKFSVKQFAELNAKIAAWQLKYARVMEIKCTETQAKERQILKLQKSWERHRETYAERQKFVRDYLEEKEVERQLYEQQNYRVECAVRLQAWWRGLMVRRGLGPFKKKSKKGKKGKGKAK; encoded by the coding sequence TGCAAACCACTTAAGCATAACAGTAAACCATTCACAGTGAAGCATATCTCACAACTCGAAAACTATGTACATCCGCCTTTAGAAGCAAAGGCTTTGCGAAAGTTGTTATTATCTGCAGTTTTCAACGAAGCAATCACGAAGTTAACGATCTATCAACGCAGCCAGAGGATAAATGCACGGCGCTGTGAGCCCAAAAAAGAAAGTACGCCGAAATATCAGCCGAACTCACGTCGCAGTTCCAAGAAAGAAGCACTAAAAAAACTCGATGGCACAGAAAATGTGCTGagcgaaaaaatgttaaatgaaataaaattggaTCAGGAGCTGAATTTACTCCGTAAAATTTACGGTACCGCGCTTTCAGAACTCGAGTCTGACGCTACCAGTAAAGTGTTTGATGCGGATGATTTAGATGAAAGTCCTGTTCGATCAAACGACCAGTTGTACAGCGTAATCGAAGCACAAAAGCCAGACAAAAATGAAGTTGAGCAAGCGTTAGATCTGCTAAACACCAACAAAGAAGCATTCAAAGCGCTCAAAGTGCAATTAGCAGAGGAGCAGCAAACGGCGAAGAAGCGCATCGTAGAACAGGACGACTGCATTGCTACACTACGCCACAATCTGCGTAACGTACGTCTACTTAACGAATTGGAGCTGCGCTTGGTGCAACGCTGGGAGGAGAATCGCTACACGCAGGCGAGTATTGTCGGCGCTAATGAGGAACGcacattgcaacaacaaatcgaTGACTTACGCCGACGTATTGCGGGTGAAGAGTGCATCATTGTTCAAGTGGACAAGTTTAGTGTGAAACAATTTGCGGAGCTAAATGCGAAAATCGCCGCCTGGCAGCTAAAGTACGCGCGTGTAATGGAGATCAAATGCACAGAGACGCAGGCGAAAGAACGTCAAATACTGAAGTTGCAGAAGTCATGGGAGCGTCATCGGGAAACGTACGCAGAACGGCAGAAATTCGTACGCGATTATTTGGAGGAGAAGGAAGTGGAGCGGCAGTTGTACGAACAGCAGAACTACCGTGTGGAATGTGCAGTGCGACTTCAAGCTTGGTGGCGTGGGCTAATGGTTCGCCGTGGTCTAGGGCCGTTTAAAAAGAAGAGCAAAAAGGGCAAGAAGGGAAAGGGTAAAGCTAAGTGA